A region from the Pochonia chlamydosporia 170 chromosome Unknown PCv3seq00013, whole genome shotgun sequence genome encodes:
- a CDS encoding secreted aspartic proteinase precursor (similar to Metarhizium acridum CQMa 102 XP_007810389.1) produces the protein MQTFGAFLVALVAAGVANALPTSNHGKVSVPVTHNRNFKAHGPLALAKAYHKFNKPVPKDVADAVARLNKRATGSVTNVPQQYDSEYLAAVQIGTPAQTLNLDFDTGSSDLWVFSTETPSSEVQGQTLYNPGSSSTAQLLQGESWSITYGDQSSSSGDVYSDVVTIGGLSVQGQAVESAKQVSAQFSSGPSSGLLGLAFSSINTVQPDQQKTFFDNATPNLDAPLFTANLNHNTNGKYNFGYIDDSEHTGSITYTAVDNSQGFWGFTSSGYAVGGGQTNGQSISGIADTGTTLLLLDDSTVSAYYSQVSGAQYDSSQGGYTFSCSTSLPDFTFGIESSAITIPGAYMNYAPTDDSGATCFGGIQSSSGIGFNIFGDIALKAALVVFDGGNMRLGWAPK, from the exons ATGCAAACCTTTGGTGCCTTTCTCGTCGCCCTTGTAGCGGCTGGCGTTGCCAACGCTCTACCCACCTCCAACCACGGCAAGGTCTCAGTACCAGTTACTCACAACCGAAACTTCAAGGCCCATGGACCACTTGCCCTTGCCAAGGCGTACCACAAGTTCAACAAGCCCGTTCCCAAGGACGTCGCCGACGCTGTTGCCCGGCTGAACAAGAGAGCTACCGGATCAGTGACCAACGTGCCTCAGCAGTATGACAGCGAGTATCTTGCCGCTGTTCAGATCGGCACGCCTGCTCAGACACTAaatcttgactttgacaccGGATCCAGTGATCTTTGGGTGTTTTCTACAGAAACCCCATCGAGCGAGGTCCAGGGTCAGACGTTGTATAACCCTGGCTCCAGCTCAACTGCGCAGCTGTTGCAAGGAGAATCGTGGAGCATAACCTATGGAGACCAGAGCAGCTCCAGCGGTGACGTATACAGCGATGTTGTCACGATTGGAGGACTGAGCGTCCAAGGACAAGCCGTCGAGTCTGCCAAGCAGGTTTCCGCGCAGTTTAGCAGCGGTCcctcgtctggtctgctcGGACTGGCAttcagctccatcaacactGTGCAGCCGGACCAGCAGAAGACTTTCTTTGACAATGCTACGCCCAACTTGGATGCGCCGCTGTTTACTGCAAACTTGAACCACAACACTA ATGGCAAATACAACTTTGGCTATATTGATGACTCTGAGCATACCGGAAGCATCACGTATACTGCTGTTGACAACAGCCAGGGTTTCTGGGGTTTCACGTCCAGTGGTTACGCAGTTGGTGGTGGGCAGACCAACGGCCAGTCCATCTCTGGCATTGCTGATACCGGCACCACTCTCCTGCTGTTGGATGACAGTACCGTGAGCGCATACTATTCCCAGGTCAGTGGCGCTCAGTATGATAGCTCCCAGGGCGGATATACATTCAGCTGCAGCACCAGCTTGCCTGATTTTACGTTTGGAATCGAGAGCTCGGCCATCACTATTCCCGGGGCGTATATGAACTATGCTCCTACGGATGACTCGGGGGCTACTTGCTTCGGTGGTATTCAGAGCAGCTCTGGCATTGGGTTTAATATCTTTGGCGATATTGCTCTCAAGGCTgcgttggtggtgtttgatggAGGGAACATGCGTTTGGGATGGGCTCCCAAATAA
- a CDS encoding peroxisomal membrane protein pex16 (similar to Verticillium alfalfae VaMs.102 XP_003007695.1), producing MPAPTAPAAQRPRPSVGQILSMPPQWLAMYDDFITKNAGQVSQIESALRSLTYIIPGRFRDAEIASESIHSFVQLLSLYHDSLLSRAISRLPMPPIRTAHARYTRFWTQKSKLYRRIAMVLQMVIYTELLCEMTAKRRGGERSRWRVVVLIESIKAVCRLLLLRVTRSRPLVTPVLPEREPIPEDDEMSEEQEQKSESELLDEVAPHSLSALDIKPPHEREWKMPRTGMSLPSLPDPSDISSYLLGRVLTADDIKPANKLLNRLQGASQAAEVLHILAPLVYAVALARSKNKKSWTPWMVGLAVEYAARQLRDMSLRTTALERDEWQKRGWGMGWWTMRGAFYENVTKGVVGGVTKRMPGFVAGILEDYEYLWENYYFSTSS from the exons ATGCCTGCTCCAACTGCTCCCGCGGCGCAGAGACCACGTCCCAGCGTTGGCCAGATTCTCTCCATGCCGCCGCAGTGGCTAGCCATGTACGATGACTTCATCACCAAGAATGCCGGCCAGGTGTCGCAGATTGAGAGCGCACTACGGAGCCTGACATATATTATACCAG GCCGCTTTCGCGATGCCGAAATCGCATCCGAATCAATACATTCGTTTGTGCAGCTCCTCTCCCTCTACCACGACAGTCTTCTCTCCCGCGCCATCTCGCGGCTGCCCATGCCGCCTATACGAACTGCCCACGCGAGATACACGCGCTTCTGGACGCAGAAGAGCAAGCTGTATCGCAGGATAGCAATGGTGCTCCAGATGGTGATTTACACGGAACTTCTGTGCGAGATGACCGCTAAGCGGAGGGGCGGCGAACGTTCACGATGGAGGGTGGTTGTGCTGATTGAGAGTATTAAAGCCGTGTGTAGGCTTTTGCTACTGCGGGTTACGAGGTCACGGCCGCTGGTGACGCCTGTCCTTCCTGAGCGGGAGCCGATTCccgaagatgacgagatgaGCGAGGAGCAGGAACAAAAGAGCGAGAGTGAATTACTCGATGAGGTCGCGCCGCATAGTTTGTCCGCCCTGGATATCAAACCCCCTCATGAGCGGGAATGGAAGATGCCCCGTACGGGAATGAGTCTGCCGTCACTCCCGGACCCCAGCGACATAAGTTCATACCTGCTCGGCCGGGTCCTCACAGCCGACGACATCAAGCCCGCGAACAAGCTGCTCAATCGGCTGCAGGGCGCGTCCCAAGCCGCAGAGGTGCTGCACATCCTCGCCCCGTTGGTATACGCCGTTGCCCTCGCgcgcagcaagaacaagaagtcgtGGACGCCGTGGATGGTCGGTCTGGCGGTTGAGTATGCGGCCCGGCAGCTCAGGGATATGAGCTTGCGGACGACGGCGCTCGAGAGGGACGAGTGGCAGAAGCGCGGATGGGGAATGGGCTGGTGGACTATGAGGGGCGCGTTCTATGAGAATGTGACGAAGGGGGTTGTTGGGGGTGTGACGAAGAGGATGCCTGGGTTTGTGGCGGGGATTTTGGAGGATTATGAGTATTTGTGGGAGAATTATTACTTTAGCACGAGTTCTTAG
- a CDS encoding sterol esterase carbohydrate esterase family CE10 (similar to Metarhizium robertsii ARSEF 23 XP_011411266.1), whose translation MRAYVPGFHRQSTKTLHSTLKQTIIALREAHTLGNDVLDAKELLEHKILSEDQYFSVTDDDWESTDCAGGDLAEWLGQPQHQHHLASGSPDNKAGTHVSSEAHKSKLEPRWQSLGVKFVPFDIQRQCGRPSRYSQEAAIYQLAHNRNLYNIKLEDRSTVYSYLKDSLRDIKSPAIPDLLQTYNDTWTSIHNILVTNRIAFIQAADIEVIGCTATGLLKYRELIASLRPKILLMEEAAEIRESDTIAALLPSIEHLIFLGDHQQLQPHVDLPELAQDPYRVNISMFERLIKLGIPHQILLQQRRMIPCLREIVQLFYPRLVDHTPTISKLPLNIPGVSTPLWWFQHDWPESPGIGNSVQNFTEGLMIVRFVQYLVTRANISPNRITLLTYYRGQVDILNKLLASNQWLVACETEWAVRTVDGFQGEENDIILLSLVRGPNGKAGFLTQENRAIVGLSRARVGMYIFGHRDVLTKHPVRGETWSKVVRQMKGKQGRALPLCPSMDTEVVHVDHPDQLKRIIRDPQYRKDSSTHSSGGPDSEKQPFAVQAAEVKVSLGSTREDEGQSPQIKLPFRIEADRPSSPPGQQLDDMEELASDLKLLSFEDFETIPLSAPDCPWDRPPLMPTITPMKEDLLLEFSDDEISEAGTEDS comes from the coding sequence ATGAGAGCTTATGTGCCCGGCTTTCACAGACAGTCCACGAAGACTCTGCATTCCACCCTTAAGCAGACAATTATCGCGCTTCGTGAGGCTCACACATTGGGAAACGACGTTCTTGATGCCAAGGAGCTCCTAGAACATAAGATTCTTTCTGAAGATCAATACTTTTCCGTCACCGATGATGACTGGGAGTCGACTGATTGCGCCGGAGGTGACCTCGCAGAGTGGCTTGGACaaccccaacaccaacatcaccttGCTTCCGGCTCACCTGATAACAAAGCAGGGACACATGTCAGTAGCGAGGCACACAAAAGCAAGTTGGAGCCTCGCTGGCAAAGCTTAGGCGTGAAGTTTGTACCCTTCGACATCCAGCGTCAATGTGGGAGGCCTAGTAGGTACTCTCAGGAGGCCGCCATCTACCAACTAGCCCATAATCGCAACCTCTATAATATCAAACTTGAGGATCGATCGACAGTCTATAGCTACCTAAAAGATAGCCTACGTGATATCAAGAGTCCGGCCATACCAGACCTGCTTCAGACATATAACGACACTTGGACATCGATCCATAACATCCTAGTCACAAACAGAATCGCCTTTATACAGGCGGCCGATATCGAAGTCATTGGGTGTACTGCGACAGGTTTGCTAAAGTACCGAGAACTCATTGCTAGCCTCCGGCCCAAAATTTTGCTCATGGAAGAGGCTGCGGAAATTCGAGAGAGTGACACGATTGCTGCTCTCCTGCCGTCCATCGAACATCTCATTTTCTTAGGCGACCACCAGCAGTTGCAACCACACGTTGACTTGCCGGAACTCGCACAGGATCCATACCGCGTCAACATTTCCATGTTTGAACGTCTTATCAAACTCGGTATCCCACATCAAATTCTCCTCCAACAACGGCGTATGATACCCTGCCTGCGAGAAATAGTACAGTTGTTTTACCCACGACTGGTTGATCATACGCCAACTATATCGAAGCTTCCGTTAAATATCCCCGGTGTCAGCACACCTTTGTGGTGGTTTCAGCATGACTGGCCAGAGTCTCCCGGAATTGGAAACTCTGTTCAGAACTTTACAGAAGGCCTGATGATAGTACGATTTGTCCAGTACCTGGTCACTCGAGCAAATATCTCGCCGAATCGCATTACGTTGCTCACCTACTACAGGGGCCAGGTTGACATATTGAACAAACTGCTTGCCAGTAACCAATGGCTCGTCGCATGTGAGACCGAGTGGGCTGTGCGAACTGTTGATGGCTTCCAGGGAGAAGAGAATGACATTATTCTCTTGTCTCTTGTGCGTGGGCCAAATGGCAAAGCCGGATTCCTAACCCAGGAGAATCgtgccattgttggtctGAGTCGTGCAAGAGTTGGCATGTACATCTTCGGACACAGGGATGTCCTAACCAAGCACCCAGTGCGAGGCGAGACTTGGTCAAAGGTGGTACGACAAATGAAAGGGAAACAAGGTCGAGCATTGCCACTTTGCCCTAGTATGGACACTGAGGTCGTTCATGTTGACCATCCAGATCAATTAAAGCGAATCATAAGAGACCCTCAATACCGAAAGGATAGCAGTACACACTCTTCCGGTGGCCCAGATTCAGAGAAACAGCCTTTTGCTGTACAAGCTGCAGAGGTTAAAGTTTCTCTGGGCAGTACTAGAGAGGACGAAGGGCAAAGCCCACAGATAAAGTTACCATTCCGCATAGAGGCCGATcgcccatcatcaccacccgGACAGCAATTagacgacatggaggaaTTAGCTTCCGACTTGAAGTTATTGTCatttgaagactttgaaaCTATTCCTTTGTCAGCACCAGATTGTCCATGGGACCGTCCGCCATTGATGCCGACCATCACGCCAATGAAAGAAGACTTACTCTTGGAATTTTCGGATGATGAAATTAGCGAGGCTGGGACGGAGGATAGCTAA
- a CDS encoding homeobox and C2H2 transcription factor (similar to Metarhizium acridum CQMa 102 XP_007814598.1) has translation MDPSQNHQLQQPLSLQSTASSPSADASPQDVLAEARKNLQVLIDSGFSKDMLHQWVDDSLSLQHSNLPTSTLASTLSLPTTSPLAPQHDPPPPPPQCPPPPPPSAVPCTRTSAPAMMPTSAPPTIPSPGDIKAESMADEMSRNWPPAPTLGSNSNPMMPTMDRHTGSHMGNLENQMFFAAPSPAFSHRPRISISSVSSGSSGHASIWSTNSAQSSLSWQSGASARSGCPMPMPPQHVNMGMMHTSPVSPLNAGGASSAGSNANKQNIYWCTSCETSFKRKYDWKRHEDEFHERWRKYPCPEPGCNRSFWGSNSFNQHHKQCHGCKTCPHAEKVVKFLRKRKYWACGFCSALHPARERHVEHVARHFESGLSKGDWMHSRVVYGLLHQPLVREAWDRLVEDKRSNYGGKRPQFSWHPSKTGRAQGFLEKESPGQLQDLLEFFSGDETEANWVVGVAYELADIVMGAPPTATPPPQFANGPGSMGPPQHPPPFAPLPSQAHQQAPLLPPTSPDNQGAFGGHFQQGNVFLPSQPFGSPNGPSPDSSNQSPMTASQSPMGSSPMDGGHGHGHGRDMRQSTSNPGQSVGDGMMDYEYSSAPGSFNNWPANFAGPLSSSPASQHQSGPSHPDWNVLQYFSTDSQTASAGNNGNC, from the coding sequence ATGGATCCGAGTCAGAAtcaccagcttcagcagccGCTCTCACTGCAGTCTACGGCCTCTTCACCATCGGCCGATGCCTCACCCCAAGATGTGCTTGCTGAGGCTCGCAAGAACCTCCAGGTTCTGATTGATTCTGGCTTCTCCAAGGACATGCTCCATCAATGGGTTGACGATAGCCTGTCGCTACAGCATTCTAATttgccaacttcaacactcgcttcaacattgtctcTACCTACGACGTCGCCGCTCGCTCCTCAACACGACCCGCCTCCCCCCCCTCCTCAAtgtcctcctccgcctccgccgtCTGCCGTGCCTTGTACTCGAACTTCAGCGCCTGCCATGATGCCCACCTCGGCGCCGCCTACGATTCCGTCGCCTGGTGACATCAAGGCAGAATCCATGGCCGATGAAATGTCGAGAAATTGGCCGCCTGCGCCAACACTTGGTTCGAATTCCAATCCCATGATGCCGACCATGGACCGACATACGGGCTCCCACATGGGCAATCTCGAGAACCAGATGTTTTTTGCCGCGCCGTCTCCCGCGTTTTCCCATCGACCCAGGATATCCATTTCTTCGGTCAGTTCTGGCTCGTCTGGGCATGCCTCTATTTGGTCCACAAACTCGGCTCAATCATCACTGTCAtggcagtctggtgcctcggCACGATCAGGTTGTCCAATGCCCATGCCTCCACAGCATGTCAACATGGGAATGATGCACACAAGCCCTGTTTCGCCCTTAAATGCTGGAGGTGCCAGCAGCGCCGGTAGTAATGCCAACAAGCAAAACATATATTGGTGCACGTCCTGCGAGACCAGCTTTAAACGGAAGTATGATTGGAAACGACATGAAGACGAATTCCACGAACGTTGGAGGAAGTATCCTTGCCCGGAACCTGGCTGTAACAGGAGTTTCTGGGGATCCAACTCAttcaaccaacaccacaagcagtgccatggctgcaagACTTGCCCCCATGCAGAGAAGGTTGTCAAATTCCTTCGCAAGCGAAAGTACTGGGCGTGTGGCTTTTGTTCCGCATTGCACCCTGCCCGTGAGCGCCACGTCGAACATGTCGCCCGGCATTTCGAATCTGGACTATCCAAAGGCGATTGGATGCACTCTCGCGTTGTCTATGGCCTTTTGCACCAACCTCTTGTCCGGGAGGCATGGGATAGGCTTGTCGAGGACAAACGGTCTAACTATGGCGGCAAGCGGCCGCAGTTTAGTTGGCATCCAAGCAAGACTGGACGCGCCCAAGGCTTCTTAGAAAAGGAGAGCCCAGGACAGCTCCAGGATCTGCTTGAGTTCTTCTCTGGAGATGAAACTGAGGCTAACTGGGTCGTCGGCGTCGCGTATGAGTTGGCGGATATTGTGATGGGAGCTCCTCCTACTGCGactcctccaccacaatTTGCCAATGGACCTGGGTCAATGGGAcctcctcaacaccctccCCCGtttgctcctcttccttcaCAGGCTCATCAACAAGCCCCATTGCTGCCACCGACAAGTCCGGATAATCAGGGTGCGTTCGGTGGCCATTTTCAACAAGGCAACGTGTTTCTCCCGTCACAGCCCTTTGGGTCGCCGAACGGACCGTCCCCAGATTCCTCGAACCAGTCTCCAATGACAGCATCGCAATCCCCCATGGGGAGCTCACCCATGGACGGagggcatgggcatgggcatgggcgTGATATGCGACAGTCCACGTCAAACCCTGGCCAGTccgttggtgatggtatGATGGATTACGAATACTCGTCCGCCCCTGGTTCATTCAACAACTGGCCAGCAAATTTTGCCGGTCCCCTATCGAGCAGCCCAGCATCGCAGCACCAGTCTGGTCCTAGTCATCCTGACTGGAATGTCTTGCAATACTTTAGTACTGATTCCCAGACTGCGTCAGCAGGAAACAACGGCAACTGCTGA
- a CDS encoding von Willebrand domain-containing protein (similar to Coccidioides immitis RS XP_001246317.1) produces MSRNYIPCGCIVIIDNTQRYLALSSTSAHTTILSTTSRTTLTQTYINNTGSLLREARYVFPIYDGVSVVEFTCTIGKDVIKGVVKEREEAKRVFQQAVERGQAAGLLEQSLSASDVFTTKLGNVPAGEEVKVEITYLGELEHDAELDGVRFTIPTAIAPRYGDSMRYGAASAPEVTVDGKIAITVDVDMGSGCAIKSVQSPSHPISVNIGTMSTNASSDPSLQMASASLSLGSANLDKDFVVQVVSSGLGSPAALLEVHPTIPNRRTLMTSLVPRFNLPVEKPEVVFVCDRSGSMGSGQKIPNLISALKIFLKSLPVGIRFNICSFGSHHSFLWPKSVEYTQQSLDKAIRHVETFSDDYGGTEMLAPMQDTFQKRIQESNLEVFLLTDGEIWDQNELFELINQEMATSKGAIRVFTLGIGEDVSHALIKGVARAGNGFSQIAGENEKIDKKIVRMLKGALTPHITDYTLEIKYDQLKEATGPDTEPLEDDFELVEKVMDALTIDVQDLPEEVDEAKPQDPKAPISLFDSSVKNEDLEMKDASDDLEQEKASLPPVDNPKYLQTPFDIPPLFPFHRTTVYVMLSEETPDREPKSVILKGTSRQGPLELEIPITKVDQNSATLHQLAARKAVQELEDGKGWLYHAKDAKGQPLHDKWAAKFSYIAKREAVRLGVEYQVGGKWCSFVAISDDDYESEETVHAHPEEVMAADDFIEHANLRMACRVDHARKSSGGRARHIVQSAALAMGGMGQAMRQRMAPITKYKARAFKSSAPQLQFQRKSLSEEEEEEEEEDEDMGFALCDDGGAPAAPAVESRSAPTTQPESEGLSGLAALQSFIGSWNWSAQLENILGITQVQATKAIKLSANGDVASMLATLCTLVYLKKKMAADKDSWELMADKAENWLQDQTGQTVEELEALVEDAKLFV; encoded by the coding sequence ATGTCTCGCAACTACATTCCCTGCGGctgcatcgtcatcatcgacaaCACTCAGCGCTACCTCGCTCTTTCATCTACATCAGCTCACACAACCATCctctcaaccacatctcGCACGACCCTCACTCAGACCTACATCAATAACACGGGCTCTCTACTCCGGGAAGCACGCTACGTGTTCCCTATCTACGATGGCGTGTCTGTCGTGGAATTCACATGCACTATTGGAAAAGACGTCATCAAAGGCGTTGTAAAGGAacgggaagaagcaaaaagagTCTTTCAACAAGCCGTGGAAAGGGGTCAGGCCGCGGGATTGCTAGAGCAGAGTCTCTCGGCGTCAGATgtcttcaccaccaagttGGGCAATGTCCCAGCTGGCGAGGAAGTCAAGGTGGAGATTACGTATCTCGGGGAACTGGAACACGACGCAGAGTTGGATGGAGTGAGATTTACCATTCCCACAGCTATTGCGCCGAGATATGGGGACTCTATGCGTTATGGCGCTGCTTCGGCTCCAGAGGTTACGGTTGATGGAAAGATTGCCATCACGGTTGACGTTGATATGGGGTCTGGGTGTGCCATCAAGTCGGTCCAGTCGCCCTCGCATCCAATTTCCGTCAACATTGGCACCATGAGTACGAATGCGTCTTCTGACCCGTCACTGCAAATGGCATCTGCATCGCTGTCCCTTGGTTCAGCAAATCTCGACAAAGATTTCGTCGTGCAAGTTGTTTCTTCGGGTCTGGGATCGCCGGCCGCTCTCCTCGAAGTTCATCCAACGATTCCCAACCGCCGCACTTTAATGACGTCCCTCGTCCCCAGATTCAACTTGCCAGTGGAAAAGCCCGAGGTTGTGTTTGTCTGTGACCGCAGCGGCAGTATGGGAAGCGGCCAAAAGATACCCAACCTTATTTCAGCGCTCAAAATCTTCCTCAAGTCTTTGCCCGTCGGCATCCGCTTCAACATTTGCAGCTTTGGGTCGCACCACAGCTTCCTCTGGCCCAAATCTGTCGAATACACGCAGCAGTCTCTCGACAAGGCTATTCGTCATGTAGAGACTTTCTCGGACGATTACGGCGGCACTGAGATGCTTGCGCCAATGCAAGATACATTTCAGAAGAGAATCCAGGAATCCAATCTCGAAGTATTCCTCCTGACGGATGGCGAGATCTGGGATCAAAACGAGCTCTTTGAGCTCATCAATCAAGAAATGGCTACCAGCAAAGGAGCGATCCGGGTATTCACTCTTGGCATCGGCGAGGACGTCAGCCACGCGCTCATAAAGGGTGTTGCACGCGCAGGCAACGGCTTCTCTCAAATCGCTGGGGAAAATGAAAAGATTGACAAGAAGATCGTGCGAATGCTCAAAGGTGCGCTTACGCCACATATCACAGATTACACTCTGGAAATCAAGTACGACCAGTTGAAGGAGGCGACCGGACCTGACACCGAACCCCTGGAGGATGACTTTGAGTTGGTGGAAAAGGTCATGGATGCCTTGACGATTGATGTACAAGACCTGCccgaggaggttgatgaagcaAAACCGCAGGACCCCAAGGCGCCCATCTCGCTCTTTGACTCAAGCGTCAAGAACGAGGATCTGGAAATGAAAGATGCTTCAGACGACCTCGAACAGGAAAAGGCATCGTTGCCCCCGGTTGACAACCCCAAATATCTGCAGACGCCATTTGACATTCCGCCTCTCTTTCCATTCCATCGCACAACAGTCTATGTCATGTTGTCTGAGGAGACTCCCGATCGAGAGCCGAAATCGGTCATTTTGAAAGGCACTTCCCGTCAAGGACCCCTTGAGCTTGAAATTCCCATCACAAAGGTCGACCAGAACAGTGCCACATTGCACCAGCTGGCAGCTAGAAAGGCGGTccaagagcttgaagacGGCAAAGGTTGGCTCTATCacgccaaggatgccaaaGGACAGCCACTCCATGACAAGTGGGCCGCCAAGTTTTCCTACATCGCCAAGAGGGAAGCTGTCAGGCTTGGAGTGGAATACCAAGTTGGTGGCAAGTGGTGCTCTTTCGTAGCCATATCTGACGATGACTATGAGAGCGAAGAGACCGTTCACGCTCACCCCGAGGAAGTCATGGCCGCAGACGACTTCATAGAGCATGCCAATCTCAGGATGGCATGTAGGGTCGATCATGCCAGGAAGTCCAGCGGCGGGCGTGCAAGACACATTGTACAGTCGGCAGCCCTGGCAATGGGAGGAATGGGACAGGCTATGCGCCAGAGAATGGCACCGATAACGAAGTATAAGGCTAGAGCTTTCAAATCATCGGCGCCGCAACTACAATTCCAACGAAAATCTCTTtctgaagaggaagaggaagaggaagaggaagatgaagacatGGGATTCGCACTCTGTGATGACGGTGGGGCACCAGCTGCTCCTGCGGTTGAGAGCCGAAGCGCTCCAACAACCCAACCTGAATCCGAAGGCTTGTCCGGCTTAGCTGCTCTACAGAGCTTCATTGGAAGCTGGAATTGGAGTGCTCAGCTTGAGAATATCCTTGGTATCACCCAGGTTCAAGCTACAAAAGCCATCAAGCTATCCGCAAATGGGGACGTGGCCAGCATGCTCGCCACACTCTGCACACTCGTCTatctcaagaagaagatggctgctgACAAGGATTCATGGGAGTTGATGGCCGACAAGGCAGAGAATTGGCTGCAGGACCAAACGGGCCAGACTGTGGAGGAGCTTGAGGCGTTGGTTGAAGATGCTAAGCTGTTTGTTTGA